The following are from one region of the Littorina saxatilis isolate snail1 linkage group LG2, US_GU_Lsax_2.0, whole genome shotgun sequence genome:
- the LOC138958142 gene encoding uncharacterized protein, which yields MARGTVFLLLLLSFVALAFGQQETAPEPCLKTRAECSVGISSVSVINNNYFCCSAGFSMSWYNNNCSCRKTSDVVPCGSGPQACRNANSFSSDGNGNTRCCQGGYSMSSMSGFFNGQYVNTCSCSRPLNGFGGIGGGVFINNGGGYVDPNFNQTEFNQRMSDWQQRFSAQMRGMQANLQRNLGNMFQRLGLRG from the exons ATGGCGAGAGGAACAgtttttctgctgctgctgctttcaTTTGTGGCTTTAGCTTTCGGTCAACAAG AGACCGCACCCGAACCCTGCTTGAAAACACGAGCAGAATGCTCAGTGGGAATCTCTTCCGTGTCGGTGATCAACAACAACTATTTCTGCTGTTCCGCTGGCTTCAGCATGTCTTggtacaacaacaactgctCCTGTAGGAAGACCAGCGACG TGGTACCATGCGGTTCAGGCCCCCAGGCATGCCGTAACGCCAACAGCTTCTCCTCAGACGGCAACGGCAACACCCGCTGTTGCCAGGGAGGCTACTCTATGTCCTCCATGAGCGGCTTTTTCAACGGCCAGTACGTCAACACTTGCTCCTGCTCGCGCCCCCTCAACGGCTTCGGAGGAATAGGGGGAGGAGTTTTCATCAATAACGGAGGGGGGTACGTGGACCCCAACTTCAACCAGACGGAGTTCAACCAGCGTATGAGCGATTGGCAGCAGCGCTTCAGTGCCCAGATGAGAGGAATGCAAGCTAATCTTCAGCGTAACCTTGGCAACATGTTCCAACGGCTGGGGCTTCGCGGATAA